The following is a genomic window from Campylobacter lari subsp. lari.
AAATGTATGATTTGAAACATACAATACATGGATTTAGAAGTACTTTTAGGAGTATATGTACAGAAAAAAGCAACGAGCTTATAAAACTTGGCATAGGCAAAGATATCGCTGAGATGATATTGCACCATGTAAATGGAAGTGAAGTTGAAAGAGCTTATAATAGAAGTAAGGCCATTGATTTAAGAAAACAGCTTATGAATTGGTATGGCGAATACTTAAATTCTTTGTGTCCATTTGATTTTAAATGATAACTTTTTTAGATTTAAACCAATGATCTAGTTCTGTTTTTTTGTACCTGATTGTTTTAACATCAATCTTGTAGTGTGGCATGCCATTGCTTCTTGCTCTAAATTGTTGTAAAGGGTTTAATCCATACATTTGCTCTACTTGCTTTGGTGTTAAAAATTCTATATTTGACATGGAGTTTCCTTTAAATATTGTATTTTATATTGATGATTTTAAACAAAATGTCTTTGTATGCATTCCATACTTGCGTATAATCTTCACGACCATCGTTTAATTCTTCATTTTTTACATTTTTCCACCATGATATGCTTTCTTGTTTACAACCTATGGCTATATCTTGAGAATTAAAGGATATGGAAAATTTTTCTACTTGTAATGAGCATATGTTTTCCATATCTCCTATGGTATTTGAAATTAAAGTATTTTTAAAAAATGGATTTGTAATTCTTGTTTTTAAGAAATTGTTTTCTCTTAAATCAGCCCCGCTAAAATCACAATCTATAAATCTAGCAGAATTTGAAAAAATGTTTTGTAGCGAGCAATTTTTAAAATTAGTTTCATTTGCAATTACATCTTGCATATAAGCGTTTTTTAAAACAGCATTTGTAAAAACAGCATTTGATATAATGCTTGATTCAAAATCGCAATATTGTAAAATGGCATTAGTGAAATCAGCCCCGATTAGATCTAAACTATTAAAATCTATGCCTGCTAAATTTTGCTCTTTAAAATTAGCATTTTTTAAAGATATTTTTTGCTTTCTGCAAAAATCAAGTAATTCACTCAAACTAAATTCAGTTTTTTCTATAATAATATTTCCATTTTTGTCATAAATTGTAGCCATTTTATTTCCTCTTGTTTTAGAATTAATATTGTTTTTTGTGGGTTTAGATGTGGTTTTCGTGGATATTACCGATGATTTCAATGGTATATGCTTCATCTTCAACTAAATAAATTAAAGAACCCATATAGTCTCCATTTTTTCCCTCAAGATAAAAAGTTCCTTCTTTATGAATGCTAATTTTTGCTATAAAGCAATCATATGGACTTTTCATTCTAACAATATCATTCTCATATACTTTCTTACCATTCCTATCTATGATTCTAGTCCATAGCTCTATTTCTACATCTTTACCAATAAATTCTGATAACATATTCTTAGCGTGTTCTCCAAGTGTATATTTTGATTGACACTTACAATCTTTATTACCACAATCTTTATGATTTTCATCCCAAATCCTAAAATCAAAATCTTTTAATTTCATTGTTTCTCCTTAATTCTTTTTTCTAAAAGCTCAATTTTTTTAATATTTAATTCCAAGATTTTAATACTTAATTCTAATGTTTTTTTGTTTTGTTCTAAAAGCTCAACTTGTGCTTTTTGATATTTATAGTTAAAAAACATCAGAATGAAAAATAATACAAAAAGTAAAACTGAGATGATATTTAACATTTTATAACCTGCAACTTTAATTTTTATTTTAATTATTTATCATTAACTTTAAGCTTTAAAACTCTTTTACAGTCTTTTATTAAATCTTTTAATGCCCTTCTTGTATTTGGTATTTCTCTTGATAACTCAAAATATAAATCATCAACAATTCTTTTTACATTTCCGCAGTAAAAATCATAATCTCCTTCAAAAATGGTAACTTTAGTATTATGTTCAAGGTCACCAAGTGAAAACAAATTGAAACGAGCTTCAATATGAAAATTTCCTAAATCAAAAATTAAATCAAAAGTAAGATTTTTAATATCAACCCTTAAAAGATTATCTCTATCTGCGTTAGGAATACTTGCGTTAAATCTTTCATCTTTTAAAATCGCCTCCATAACTTGTTTTCTAAGTGGTTCTACTTTTGCTTGTGCTTCTTGCCAAGAATTATAATCTAACATTTAATAACTCCTTGTTTTCATGGATATTACCAATAATAGACATTTCTTCTATTGTATTGTTTTTATCATTCATAAAATGTTCAAAAAACCAACCGAATTCTCCGTTAAGTAATTTGGAATAAAGCCCTCCATTTGTATCAAAACAAACAACTTCATAAATAGTTTCTGAATGTTCGGCATCTTCCATATATTGTTCGCACCATCTAGTATACTCAAGTATATCACCTTCATAAATCTTATTTCCGTTTTTGTCATAAAGCCCTGTAAAAAGTTCTATTTCATAATCATCTTCAGTGTAGTTTTTATTTATTAAGGGCATACTATCATATGGTGAAAACTCTACTGCTAGTATTTTGTTTTCTCTTGCATTATATTCAAGACTACTATCACTTGCTATGGATATTATATTACCACAAGTTTTCTCGACATAAAAATTAGATTTTTTATTCCAAACCCTAAAATCAAAATCCTGTAGTTTCATTACTTATCCTTTAAGCTGTGTTATTTTTTTAAAGTTAACTTTTTTATTAGTCCTTTATTGGTTTTGCAAGCTTAAGTTTAAAAATTCTCTAGTAAATATAAAAATTCTTCTCCTTACAATGTTTTCTAAAAATTCATATGAGACACAATTAGGTATATTTACATACATTTTCATAGGTAAGAAAGATCTAGACATATCAAATATAATAGCATTCTTAGCTTTATTTTCTAAAGCTTTTGTGCTATCAGACATATCTTTATTAAGTGTTATAGAGAATATAACTTCACTA
Proteins encoded in this region:
- a CDS encoding DNA-binding protein, with protein sequence MSNIEFLTPKQVEQMYGLNPLQQFRARSNGMPHYKIDVKTIRYKKTELDHWFKSKKVII
- a CDS encoding pentapeptide repeat-containing protein, translating into MATIYDKNGNIIIEKTEFSLSELLDFCRKQKISLKNANFKEQNLAGIDFNSLDLIGADFTNAILQYCDFESSIISNAVFTNAVLKNAYMQDVIANETNFKNCSLQNIFSNSARFIDCDFSGADLRENNFLKTRITNPFFKNTLISNTIGDMENICSLQVEKFSISFNSQDIAIGCKQESISWWKNVKNEELNDGREDYTQVWNAYKDILFKIINIKYNI
- a CDS encoding YopX family protein, which gives rise to MKLKDFDFRIWDENHKDCGNKDCKCQSKYTLGEHAKNMLSEFIGKDVEIELWTRIIDRNGKKVYENDIVRMKSPYDCFIAKISIHKEGTFYLEGKNGDYMGSLIYLVEDEAYTIEIIGNIHENHI
- a CDS encoding YopX family protein translates to MKLQDFDFRVWNKKSNFYVEKTCGNIISIASDSSLEYNARENKILAVEFSPYDSMPLINKNYTEDDYEIELFTGLYDKNGNKIYEGDILEYTRWCEQYMEDAEHSETIYEVVCFDTNGGLYSKLLNGEFGWFFEHFMNDKNNTIEEMSIIGNIHENKELLNVRL